Proteins from a genomic interval of Clostridium sp. 'deep sea':
- a CDS encoding CAP-associated domain-containing protein has translation MRKFFRAVGIGIIIGMMLLAIPGAADSVSKSISVYFNNVSIQVNGEKTQSDNFIYNGTTYIPLREVSEILGKQVDYDNNTKTVYITDKNITPTEPPEPEPNDPEPTKPTEPVVSSSAINGAEIGMTAQELVSSLGSPNRKDPSAYGFTWYIYNKDYNKYVQVGVKDNKVVAVYSNIGSWQLNNKVKIGTPKSTVEKTFGNSLNSITEGNYRYNLSSNSENVVYSFDNNKYIYVFYDKHNSYTVTGVMIWSKSIPFRDMFYGNYNNIDTKAWADAMEKQLFDTSNTFRIRMGLKAFTTDDKVNKSAYLHSYDMSTNNYFSHTNLNGQSPFDRMKDQGIKYSRAAENIAYGQRNAIFANHGLMNSEGHRKNLLGNYSRLGTGVHFNTSRNQAYYTQNFYTPYN, from the coding sequence ATGCGAAAATTTTTTAGAGCGGTAGGTATTGGTATAATCATTGGTATGATGTTATTAGCAATACCAGGTGCAGCTGATAGTGTATCTAAATCCATTTCAGTATACTTTAATAATGTAAGTATTCAAGTTAACGGTGAAAAAACTCAATCGGATAACTTTATATACAACGGAACAACCTATATACCTTTACGAGAAGTTTCTGAAATTTTAGGTAAACAAGTAGACTATGATAATAATACTAAAACAGTATATATTACAGATAAAAATATAACACCTACAGAACCTCCAGAGCCAGAACCTAATGACCCTGAGCCAACAAAACCTACTGAGCCAGTTGTTAGCAGTTCAGCTATAAATGGTGCTGAAATTGGTATGACAGCTCAAGAGCTAGTAAGTTCTTTAGGATCACCCAATAGAAAAGATCCTTCTGCTTATGGTTTTACATGGTATATATACAATAAAGATTATAATAAATATGTACAAGTTGGTGTTAAAGACAATAAAGTAGTTGCTGTTTACAGTAATATCGGCAGTTGGCAACTAAATAACAAAGTTAAAATTGGAACCCCAAAGTCAACAGTGGAAAAAACATTTGGCAATAGCCTAAACTCCATTACAGAGGGAAACTACCGTTATAATTTATCTAGCAACAGTGAAAACGTAGTTTATAGCTTTGACAACAATAAATATATTTATGTTTTTTATGATAAACATAATAGTTACACTGTAACTGGTGTTATGATTTGGAGTAAATCTATTCCATTTAGAGATATGTTTTATGGTAATTATAATAACATTGATACTAAAGCTTGGGCCGATGCTATGGAGAAACAGCTCTTTGATACCTCAAATACCTTTAGAATACGTATGGGATTAAAGGCCTTTACTACAGATGACAAAGTTAATAAATCAGCATACCTTCACAGTTATGACATGTCTACAAACAATTACTTTAGTCATACTAATTTAAATGGACAAAGCCCCTTTGATAGAATGAAGGATCAAGGCATTAAATACTCAAGAGCCGCTGAAAACATTGCTTATGGTCAACGAAATGCAATTTTTGCCAACCATGGGTTAATGAATTCTGAGGGACATCGAAAAAACTTATTAGGTAACTATTCCAGACTAGGCACAGGAGTACATTTTAATACTAGTAGAAATCAAGCCTACTATACTCAAAATTTTTACACACCCTATAACTAA